The genomic DNA TCTACTTACAACCCTTTATCAGAGCCTATTTGGTTACAAGGGCTAATTGTTTAGCCAGCTAAAAATTAGCTAACATTAGTCCCAGCCCATTCAAACAGGAGACTAATATgtgggctaatttttagccaaGCCTTCAACTAGTTATTAACCAACTAGTTGGCCAACCCTAATTAATTTATGCTAATTTTTAGCTCCAGCTAATAACTAGCCAGGCCCGTATACTTGCTCTTATTTTTGTGACTTGTGATTGCCAGTGTCAAACTATCTACACAAGTAACATGTCACTAACTAGATGGCGGTGCCTCTTACTTGGGAATTTTGACTAACTATGCATGTATTGTTCTTGTCTCATGCTTGTGTAAAATAAAACGTATATGTAATAAAATTCTTCTAAAGTAACTTGCACCGACAAATTAACCTACCCAACTCGATCACGTGTATCGGCTATCATGTTCGCTTCTTTCTTGGAGCTAAAGCAGCATGCTGGGAACTGAGCAATAGCCGTCGGAGATCTCCATCTGCTCGGGGGCCTCGTCGAACAACCACTTCTCTATGGAGGACAGCTGCTGCAGCTTGGGCTTGTGGTAATCGCCGTGTCCCGTcaacgcctgctgctgctgcggcggcggcatcaGCAGTGGCACGTCGTCGGAGATGGGTGGTAGTGCACCGCCGGACTTGTGATCGAAAGGGTTGATGTCGATGACCGATGAGGGCTTGATATTGGTAGCAGCGTCATCCTGCGTCTGGGAGCTCTTCATGAAGCCGTTGAGCAGCTTGGATATGTTGTCCATGCTGGAGGCGTACGGCGACGAGAAGGTGTCACCGTTGGTGGCAGCGAACGGCGGCGAGCACTGGCCGATGAATTGGGTGACCTCATCAGCTGGAGCTGGTGTGCTGCTGGCTGGGCGCGCGTAGCTGTCCTTGGAGAGGGTGATGTCATCATGATGGCAATCAGCATGGCCGGCGGCGGCAGTGGGTACCGCCACCGGTATGATGGAAGGTTCGGAGGGCGGACGTGGCGCGAAGATGGCGCCGATGGCTTGCTGCTTCTGGAGCTTCTTCTTGAGGTGGGTGTTCCAA from Miscanthus floridulus cultivar M001 unplaced genomic scaffold, ASM1932011v1 os_1479, whole genome shotgun sequence includes the following:
- the LOC136534085 gene encoding MYB transcription factor 69-like, with amino-acid sequence MGRPPCCDKVGIKKGPWTPEEDIILVSYIQEHGPGNWRSVPINTGLMRCSKSCRLRWTNYLRPGIRRGNFTPHEEGIIVHLQSLLGNRWAVIASYLPQRTDNDIKNYWNTHLKKKLQKQQAIGAIFAPRPPSEPSIIPVAVPTAAAGHADCHHDDITLSKDSYARPASSTPAPADEVTQFIGQCSPPFAATNGDTFSSPYASSMDNISKLLNGFMKSSQTQDDAATNIKPSSVIDINPFDHKSGGALPPISDDVPLLMPPPQQQQALTGHGDYHKPKLQQLSSIEKWLFDEAPEQMEISDGYCSVPSMLL